The following proteins are co-located in the Vigna unguiculata cultivar IT97K-499-35 chromosome 9, ASM411807v1, whole genome shotgun sequence genome:
- the LOC114163458 gene encoding FKBP12-interacting protein of 37 kDa-like, whose amino-acid sequence MASTSGTDADITFLIFVGWRLYLFMHREHWNFAWAKSKSEDASGVTTGIILSLRESLQNSKDTLVMCQNELEAAKLEIQNWHSTLKNEPSLPAGITSDPKVLNDYLQSLKSSVASLKQQIEKAKRKEDAFMVTFAKREKYMSELKSVEQDLKVQLKPPSMEAKRFLLDPAVREEFTRLKNLVDEKDRKVKELEDEITALSFTTQSKEGKMLIDKCRKLQAENEKLGEATSEEKIHEIESKLALQKLQNSQLKSHFEGLQKHMEGLTNDVQISNEIVLILQDKIEEKDREVQRLKNELQQKNLEDEDLMQK is encoded by the exons ATGGCTTCCACTTCTGGTACCGACGCT GATATTACTTTCTTGATCTTTGTTGGTTGGAGATTGTACTTGTTCATGCATCGTGAGCACTGGAATTTTGCATGG GCTAAATCAAAATCTGAAGATGCCTCTGGTGTAACAACAGGAATAATCTTGTCACTGCGTGAGAG TCTTCAGAACAGTAAGGATACACTTGTGATGTGCCAA AATGAACTTGAGGCTGCAAAATTGGAGATTCAGAATTGGCATTCTACACTTAAAAATGAGCCTTCTTTACCTGCTGGGATCACTTCAG atCCCAAAGTGTTGAATGATTATCTTCAGAGCTTGAAATCCTCTGTAGCGTCTTTAAAACAGCAG ATTGAGAAAGCAAAGAGAAAGGAAGATGCATTCATGGTAACATTTGCCAAACGAGAAAAATATATGAGTGAGTTGAAG TCTGTTGAGCAAGATCTGAAAGTGCAACTCAAGCCGCCATCAATGGAG GCGAAGAGGTTCTTACTTGATCCAGCGGTTCGTGAAGAGTTCACCCGATTAAAG AATTTAGTTGACGAGAAGGATAGAAAGGTAAAAGAGTTGGAAGATGAAATTACAGCTTTAAGTTTTACTACCCAAAGCAAGGAGGGAAAGATGCTGATAGATAAATGTAGAAAACTGCAGGCCGAAAATGAGAAGCTTGGAGAAGCAACTTCTGAGGAGAAG ATACATGAAATAGAGTCCAAACTTGCACTGCAGAAGTTACAGAATTCACAACTTAAAAGTCACTTTGAAG GATTGCAGAAGCACATGGAAGGACTGACCAATGATGTTCAAATATCCAATGAAATA GTTCTCATATTACAAGATAAGATTGAAGAGAAGGATCGGGAAGTCCAAAGACTAAAGAACGAGCTTCAACAGAAAAACTTGGAGGATGAAGATTTGATGCAGAAATGA
- the LOC114164765 gene encoding uncharacterized protein LOC114164765 isoform X1 — MDGDSENRENSDSTFVWDHKSQLYFHASSGFYHDPNAGWYYSSRDGAYYKFEDGNYVLLDSNKDDSADTYMCKETTTESPQQFCDGNDNEDYISFLENRSETNQQTRTLANETRDGTGGCYQVPSCHIPIFALYATNSGSSPTCEKPPPPPSEWLEDTLIDLYLSGYKNIAVSEADGVTVPLETDDRYNSLAADAYSKTYEVEGEWNPNQVGENGLADTKSTVDEGVAYNNSYELEEGEWVPDMEDECDIADKSTIDEGMLLDEEKWRAQYGQVTESGKDLVLEVPIVDLWDWEMVTRSKRDEKDKVARLVGRLVKPSAKQHPSIPSSGGKLRSAPICEAHLDLVRVRTGQVYRLRNPSAKYMASLSTYDSSNPTKHWDFPQLSPTRKTTQLSKSSESSASVSDDIPVEKDLSALPSQPSASKQIKHQYRDRAAERRILHGGFGTGPGQKNLSDVYNTPSSPDAGCPQEAASEALEMSFGAGSYARKLLKSMGWKEGEGLGSSTKGLVEPIQPVGNVGTAGLGWSR, encoded by the exons ATGGACGGAGATTCTGAAAATCGTGAAAATAGTGATTCCACCTTTGTTTGGGATCACAAATCGCAGCTTTACTTCCACGCTAG TAGTGGATTTTACCATGACCCTAATGCCGGCTGGTATTATAGCAGCAGAGATGGTGCTTATTACAAATTCGAGGACGGGAATTATGTACTTTTAGATTCCAATAAG GATGATAGTGCAGACACATATATGTGCAAGGAAACTACCACAGAAAGTCCTCAACAATTCTGTGATGGCAACGACAATGAGGATTATATTTCCTTTCTTGAAAATAGATCTGAAACAAACCAACAGACAAGAACCCTGGCTAATGAAACACGTGATG GGACAGGGGGTTGCTACCAAGTGCCGTCTTGTCATATCCCCATATTTGCACTTT ATGCCACAAATTCTGGGAGTAGTCCAACTTGTGAAAAGCCACCTCCACCACCATCAGAATG GTTAGAGGACACACTTATTGATCTTTACTTGTCTGGCTACAAGAATATAGCCGTAAGTGAAGCTGATGGAGTGACAGTGCCGCTTGAAACAGATGATAGATATAACTCTTTAGCAGCTGATG CTTACAGCAAAACTTATGAAGTGGAAGGTGAGTGGAACCCAAACCAAGTAGGTGAAAATGGCTTAGCTGATACTAAAAGTACTGTAGATGAAGGTGTAGCTTACAACAATTCTTATGAACTGGAAGAGGGTGAGTGGGTCCCGGACATGGAGGATGAATGTGACATAGCTGATAAAAGTACCATAGATGAAG GTATGTTGTTGGATGAAGAGAAATGGCGAGCTCAATATGGTCAAGTTACTGAATCAGGGAAAGATTTGGTTTTAGAGGTTCCAATTGTGGACTTGTGGGATTGGGAAATGGTTACGAGATCCAAAAGAGATGAAAAAGATAAAGTGGCGAGGTTGGTTGGAAGATTGGTGAAACCATCTGCAAAACAACATCCATCTATCCCTTCTAGTGGAGGGAAATTAAGATCTGCTCCCATCTGTGAAGCACATTTAGATCTGGTACGAGTTAGAACAG GACAAGTGTACAGATTGCGAAATCCTAGTGCAAAATATATGGCTTCATTATCAACTTATGATTCTTCAAATCCAACAAAACATTGGGATTTTCCCCAGCTATCACCTACTAGAAAAACCACTCAGCTCTCCAAGTCCAGTGAAAGCTCTGCTTCAGTTTCAGATGATATCCCTGTAGAGAAGGATTTGTCTGCGTTACCAAGTCAGCCCTCTGCATCTAAG CAAATTAAACATCAATACAGAGATAGGGCTGCTGAAAGAAGAATATTGCATGGTGGCTTTGGCACGGGTCCAGGACAGAAGAATCTGTCAGATGTTTATAATACGCCATCTTCACCTGATGCTGGTTGTCCTCAAGAAGCTGCATCAGAGGCCTTGGAGATGTCATTTGGAGCAGGTAGTTATGCCAGAAAACTTCTGAAAAGCATGGGTTGGAAAGAG GGGGAGGGGCTTGGAAGCTCTACGAAGGGCTTGGTAGAACCTATTCAACCAGTTGGAAATGTTGGCACTGCAGGTTTGGGATGGTCTCGTTGA
- the LOC114164765 gene encoding uncharacterized protein LOC114164765 isoform X3 has protein sequence MDGDSENRENSDSTFVWDHKSQLYFHASSGFYHDPNAGWYYSSRDGAYYKFEDGNYVLLDSNKDDSADTYMCKETTTESPQQFCDGNDNEDYISFLENRSETNQQTRTLANETRDGTGGCYQVPSCHIPIFALYATNSGSSPTCEKPPPPPSEWLEDTLIDLYLSGYKNIAVSEADGVTVPLETDDRYNSLAADAYSKTYEVEGEWNPNQVGENGLADTKSTVDEGVAYNNSYELEEGEWVPDMEDECDIADKSTIDEGMLLDEEKWRAQYGQVTESGKDLVLEVPIVDLWDWEMVTRSKRDEKDKVARLVGRLVKPSAKQHPSIPSSGGKLRSAPICEAHLDLQIKHQYRDRAAERRILHGGFGTGPGQKNLSDVYNTPSSPDAGCPQEAASEALEMSFGAGSYARKLLKSMGWKEGEGLGSSTKGLVEPIQPVGNVGTAGLGWSR, from the exons ATGGACGGAGATTCTGAAAATCGTGAAAATAGTGATTCCACCTTTGTTTGGGATCACAAATCGCAGCTTTACTTCCACGCTAG TAGTGGATTTTACCATGACCCTAATGCCGGCTGGTATTATAGCAGCAGAGATGGTGCTTATTACAAATTCGAGGACGGGAATTATGTACTTTTAGATTCCAATAAG GATGATAGTGCAGACACATATATGTGCAAGGAAACTACCACAGAAAGTCCTCAACAATTCTGTGATGGCAACGACAATGAGGATTATATTTCCTTTCTTGAAAATAGATCTGAAACAAACCAACAGACAAGAACCCTGGCTAATGAAACACGTGATG GGACAGGGGGTTGCTACCAAGTGCCGTCTTGTCATATCCCCATATTTGCACTTT ATGCCACAAATTCTGGGAGTAGTCCAACTTGTGAAAAGCCACCTCCACCACCATCAGAATG GTTAGAGGACACACTTATTGATCTTTACTTGTCTGGCTACAAGAATATAGCCGTAAGTGAAGCTGATGGAGTGACAGTGCCGCTTGAAACAGATGATAGATATAACTCTTTAGCAGCTGATG CTTACAGCAAAACTTATGAAGTGGAAGGTGAGTGGAACCCAAACCAAGTAGGTGAAAATGGCTTAGCTGATACTAAAAGTACTGTAGATGAAGGTGTAGCTTACAACAATTCTTATGAACTGGAAGAGGGTGAGTGGGTCCCGGACATGGAGGATGAATGTGACATAGCTGATAAAAGTACCATAGATGAAG GTATGTTGTTGGATGAAGAGAAATGGCGAGCTCAATATGGTCAAGTTACTGAATCAGGGAAAGATTTGGTTTTAGAGGTTCCAATTGTGGACTTGTGGGATTGGGAAATGGTTACGAGATCCAAAAGAGATGAAAAAGATAAAGTGGCGAGGTTGGTTGGAAGATTGGTGAAACCATCTGCAAAACAACATCCATCTATCCCTTCTAGTGGAGGGAAATTAAGATCTGCTCCCATCTGTGAAGCACATTTAGATCTG CAAATTAAACATCAATACAGAGATAGGGCTGCTGAAAGAAGAATATTGCATGGTGGCTTTGGCACGGGTCCAGGACAGAAGAATCTGTCAGATGTTTATAATACGCCATCTTCACCTGATGCTGGTTGTCCTCAAGAAGCTGCATCAGAGGCCTTGGAGATGTCATTTGGAGCAGGTAGTTATGCCAGAAAACTTCTGAAAAGCATGGGTTGGAAAGAG GGGGAGGGGCTTGGAAGCTCTACGAAGGGCTTGGTAGAACCTATTCAACCAGTTGGAAATGTTGGCACTGCAGGTTTGGGATGGTCTCGTTGA
- the LOC114164765 gene encoding uncharacterized protein LOC114164765 isoform X2: MDGDSENRENSDSTFVWDHKSQLYFHASSGFYHDPNAGWYYSSRDGAYYKFEDGNYVLLDSNKDDSADTYMCKETTTESPQQFCDGNDNEDYISFLENRSETNQQTRTLANETRDDATNSGSSPTCEKPPPPPSEWLEDTLIDLYLSGYKNIAVSEADGVTVPLETDDRYNSLAADAYSKTYEVEGEWNPNQVGENGLADTKSTVDEGVAYNNSYELEEGEWVPDMEDECDIADKSTIDEGMLLDEEKWRAQYGQVTESGKDLVLEVPIVDLWDWEMVTRSKRDEKDKVARLVGRLVKPSAKQHPSIPSSGGKLRSAPICEAHLDLVRVRTGQVYRLRNPSAKYMASLSTYDSSNPTKHWDFPQLSPTRKTTQLSKSSESSASVSDDIPVEKDLSALPSQPSASKQIKHQYRDRAAERRILHGGFGTGPGQKNLSDVYNTPSSPDAGCPQEAASEALEMSFGAGSYARKLLKSMGWKEGEGLGSSTKGLVEPIQPVGNVGTAGLGWSR, translated from the exons ATGGACGGAGATTCTGAAAATCGTGAAAATAGTGATTCCACCTTTGTTTGGGATCACAAATCGCAGCTTTACTTCCACGCTAG TAGTGGATTTTACCATGACCCTAATGCCGGCTGGTATTATAGCAGCAGAGATGGTGCTTATTACAAATTCGAGGACGGGAATTATGTACTTTTAGATTCCAATAAG GATGATAGTGCAGACACATATATGTGCAAGGAAACTACCACAGAAAGTCCTCAACAATTCTGTGATGGCAACGACAATGAGGATTATATTTCCTTTCTTGAAAATAGATCTGAAACAAACCAACAGACAAGAACCCTGGCTAATGAAACACGTGATG ATGCCACAAATTCTGGGAGTAGTCCAACTTGTGAAAAGCCACCTCCACCACCATCAGAATG GTTAGAGGACACACTTATTGATCTTTACTTGTCTGGCTACAAGAATATAGCCGTAAGTGAAGCTGATGGAGTGACAGTGCCGCTTGAAACAGATGATAGATATAACTCTTTAGCAGCTGATG CTTACAGCAAAACTTATGAAGTGGAAGGTGAGTGGAACCCAAACCAAGTAGGTGAAAATGGCTTAGCTGATACTAAAAGTACTGTAGATGAAGGTGTAGCTTACAACAATTCTTATGAACTGGAAGAGGGTGAGTGGGTCCCGGACATGGAGGATGAATGTGACATAGCTGATAAAAGTACCATAGATGAAG GTATGTTGTTGGATGAAGAGAAATGGCGAGCTCAATATGGTCAAGTTACTGAATCAGGGAAAGATTTGGTTTTAGAGGTTCCAATTGTGGACTTGTGGGATTGGGAAATGGTTACGAGATCCAAAAGAGATGAAAAAGATAAAGTGGCGAGGTTGGTTGGAAGATTGGTGAAACCATCTGCAAAACAACATCCATCTATCCCTTCTAGTGGAGGGAAATTAAGATCTGCTCCCATCTGTGAAGCACATTTAGATCTGGTACGAGTTAGAACAG GACAAGTGTACAGATTGCGAAATCCTAGTGCAAAATATATGGCTTCATTATCAACTTATGATTCTTCAAATCCAACAAAACATTGGGATTTTCCCCAGCTATCACCTACTAGAAAAACCACTCAGCTCTCCAAGTCCAGTGAAAGCTCTGCTTCAGTTTCAGATGATATCCCTGTAGAGAAGGATTTGTCTGCGTTACCAAGTCAGCCCTCTGCATCTAAG CAAATTAAACATCAATACAGAGATAGGGCTGCTGAAAGAAGAATATTGCATGGTGGCTTTGGCACGGGTCCAGGACAGAAGAATCTGTCAGATGTTTATAATACGCCATCTTCACCTGATGCTGGTTGTCCTCAAGAAGCTGCATCAGAGGCCTTGGAGATGTCATTTGGAGCAGGTAGTTATGCCAGAAAACTTCTGAAAAGCATGGGTTGGAAAGAG GGGGAGGGGCTTGGAAGCTCTACGAAGGGCTTGGTAGAACCTATTCAACCAGTTGGAAATGTTGGCACTGCAGGTTTGGGATGGTCTCGTTGA